Genomic segment of Chelonoidis abingdonii isolate Lonesome George chromosome 5, CheloAbing_2.0, whole genome shotgun sequence:
ACAGTGAAACCCAAACCATGTGAAACTTGTCTGGTTTCATGCGTTGCAACAAACTAGAATCTCAGGTCAAGTTTGCTGAAAGGTTTTTTGAACCTAGGGtaaattgtatattttttttacactgaaataATTCAGTTCTGTGGTTTTGTATGGCTTCTACCTGAAATGGAGAAACTCTGGTTTTTATAGTTGTGCTTTGAGATTCATTTGAACCTGAAACTTGAGGTGTGTGCAAGCCCTCGAGTCAACTGAAGAAAACCTTCACGTGAACTGTATTGTAACATGCTGGCTTTGTGTGAGTGATGCTATGCCCTTGTTTGTGGCCTATGGGAAAGATATGGGCCTTATTACTACCAGAAGCCAAGGGAGTTCCTCAGTTCAGGTGGTAAAGGACTGTGTTTTAGCAGCTAAAATGATCAacattctagtcccagctcctcCTGTTTTTGTGCTTTATACAATAATTGTCTGTTCTGTACAACACATGCATTCCTTAGTGTTTCACGCAGCTCCAGAGCTAAGTTTACTATGAATGTATTAGAAAGAAAGAACTCTCCATCTAATACTCCTCATCCTCTTCGTAATCTTCCCCTGCGGTTGCAGCTTCCAGCGCTGCAAGAGCTTCTGCCACCTCtgcgtcctcctcctcctcctcaatttttccattaatttcttTATGGTTAATGTGTTTTTCCTCTCGTGCTTCTGTTATGAGGCCCTCAGATGCAATACTGTCAGGCATGTCCTCTTTGACACACACATTTACAGACTCAGTTTTAAGAGCTTCCTCCACTGAATCATAATTTTCCTTCATGTGCAAAGGCAGGCTTAGGCTAGGGCCCTCACCCTTATTTATCACTATATACTCTGCATTTTGGTCTGAATGTGTGTAATTGTCTGAAAAACTATCCTTTTCAGGAGCATGATAGTTTCTAGTTTGGCTACCACGTGAGAGGTAATCCAGGTCTGGTAATTGGATGGCATCGTTTTGTGTCTCCAGTATTGCACTTTCTGTGAGAGAGCTGTTTTCTCCTGCAGACGGCGAGTTCTCATCTATAGAACATTCTGGCTCTTCTGACTCCGGCTTCTTATGATCGCCTGTTCCTGGGTCACATTCTTTGCCAGATTCATTTGGTAAAGAGAGTCCATTGGTGCAGAGGTCTCTTGTCCTGTTGGCTAAAGAAGAACTTGCTGACTGGCTGGAATTTCCATGTGTGATGGTTTCTTTGGTTCGGTTTGTGTTGTGATTAGGAAGGGGATGCATACCATGACAGGAATTGCCACTACTGTGGGCATTGTCAAACTTTTCAACACAATTTCCTAGGCCCTCCTTGTCAAGAGCAGTTCCTCTGTGATTCCAGAAGGCCTCTTTTGTGCTATtcaacttgtttttattttctgttctctttAATTCATCATTTTGCAGTTCATTTTTATGCACCGGAGTTTCACTGTTCTGATCGCCTTTGAATTTATTGCTGTCTTGCTTGTCTGGTTTGTAACTGTTTACTTCATTGGGGTATCTCGAGGATTGTACATCATCTGGATCAAAGAAATAGCTGGGGAAAGGAAAATTTTACCAGTTAATATTTTCTCTGTTTAGAAACTGGAAACTGATTACACCCAACTTTGACGTGTTGAGATAAAACAACTAACGCAACTATACCCAATCTACAGTATTGTGTACTAAGCATAAAATACACATACTTAGTTGAGGTCATTTTCTGAATGCTACAGAACAATTAGGCTCCAGGTCAGAGGCTCCACAAGGGGACAGAGAGGCCATGGAATGCCTCACTGGTATGTCACAGCCACAGGACAAGAAGTCCTTCCACCTTTATAACAACGCAGTTGTTCCCAGCCTTTATCCCCGGGGGGCTCGATTAGCAGGTGGACACCCCGTAGATGTTCCCTGTGATCATGTCCTGACCCAACTGCCATCATCTTTCCTTTTCTCTGAGCATTTTATCTCTCACATCTcccttctgtttcccctctctttttattttttccattccttttttTACCCCTTCTactccttttccatttctgattttatttttaattgctctgACACAGGTGTTCTTGTTTTGTCTTCACGATGCCTCTCCTCCTTTATTTTCTCTGGTAGTTTCAATTTCCTTCCCCATTTCCCTCACTCACCAtggttactcctgagggaattctgcaccaaaaaattaaaattttttgcagacaatattttaaaattctgcaaattttatttgtcaaatgtggaggttccagcatggcactggagaGCACAtaccactggctgcatggaggtgggagatcactgtgcagctcccccaacCCCGAACACGAACTCAATGGTGAGGCTGCCCCCAACCCTAACCCAgagcaaggaccaggcctgccccagaaacacccgaGGGCCCtgtccccctctgtgccaggtgcaacAGGTGTGGGCAGGTAGGCTCAGCAAAGCAGGATTCAAATGTGGAGGAGCTAGTGTGGGGAGATCCAGATGTGGATTGAGAGGGTTTTGTGTGGGGCAATCtgtgtgcaggtggctcagtgcgggatttgggtgtggggggatctggatccAGTGGGGCTTGTTGGAGGTTCTGGATGCAACTGTAATGGGACTGTGCAGGGGGTCCAGGTTAAGGTGGTTGGGACTCAATAGGGGGGATCTGAATGTGGGGGAGATAGAGCTCGGTGGGGAAACAATTGTGTTGGTGTAGTACAGGAGCAGTGCTGACCTCAGGAACAAAATGCTGTTGGGGGATGGNTCGGGGTGGGGAGGACTCAGTGGGGGGTCAGATGTTGGGGGAATGGttctcagtggggtggggatctagGTGCAGCTGATTGGGGATTGGGTGAGGGTGGCTCATAGGAGTGGTccgggtgcagggggagtggggctcatcggATGGGAGGATCTGGGTATGAGGGAGTCTAGGTGCACAGGAGTTGGGTGgattggggggagagagagggtttcagagcttcctgcagctgggggagaaatctagggggtgggtctgacccagccctggatgccatgccggggaagaggaagtcccatcctcccaagcccagccaggactagtaGCTGATTCTGGCACAGGGTTAGGAGCTGGGTCTTCCTTAGTCCcttgtcctgccccctgccctaccTGTTTGCCAGCTCCCCTGGgtacccaaaacatactgctggggagtggAGGTGGGTGTTGCATGACTGGTCTTGTGGCTTCCccttgcttccccatcagaaagtcatatttttctgcagggaagcaaagaaatctgcaggggacctAAATTATGTGCATGTGTAGTGGTGCACAGTTCCCCCAGGAATACATTGTGATGGGGATGGCGTCCACATAGGGTTGAGTGGCGCATTGAGAAGCTTGGGCTGTCAGGGCTGTCTAAATTGAAAGCCCTTTACCATGTGACCTACCCAAAGCCAGTTATTGTAAAGGCTACAATGAAAGCAGGGATGGAAGGTGGGGGATTTCATGGACCTGTCTCTGCCCTACCTGCAGATTTACAGAACATTTCCAGTGTTTAGAAGATGATGGATCCTACAGCTTCCCCCACGCACTGAACTAGTCTGGCTTCTTGCCACTGAGGTGGGAAAACGCTACAGTGAGAATTTGCCTCCATTGCCACATAGCTTCTGTGGGCTAGCAGCTAAAGAGatgaaactaaattaaaataaaccaacATGAAGTTTACAGGAAATCAGTATTTCTGGGCTTCAAAATACCTTAATTGATCTAAACTGTAAATTCCTGGATTATTTGCAACATGGTAAATATCCTTAACCTAAAGGATGAATGCAGGTGagaatggatttatttttaacaagcttttattttattctgattcCAAGCACCATTTGTTCTGCTGTACCTTTGTATCATTTTACAGCACCTGCACCCCATCTGGATTACTCGTTGTTAAcatctgaaaagagagagagaaggcaagggaaaagaaaaatgagggaTGAATTATTTCATGCAAATATTAAATGAATAAATGGTGGTTGCACTGAACATGAGTCTCCTGTTTTGAAAGGTTCTGCTGGTTGGAGAGAGATTCCCTGTGCTTAGCAATGGGGAATATTGCGGGAATTGGTAACAGCTCTCGTACAGAATGAACTTTTTCAGTGTTACCGCTATGTCACCAGAATAAATTCTTTCCTTGCAGTTTGACTAGAGATAACAAATTGTTGTATGTAGCTTTCTTTTTGTACATAGCATCTCACAACAGGCAACAACAAAGCGGGCAGAGCTTCTCCTGTGGGGTGCTAGATGCTTTCAAatcccgtggacagcccaaccctTTATTATGATCAGAATCAACATGTTGGTTTGTCCCAATGGTAATCTGTGTTTAGAGATGCACTGAAAGCCAAAACCCAGATCTGAACATCTCAGAAATTTGGGAAAAATTTGATTCTCAATTTTATGGCTTGGGCCTACCTTTGTTTTTATCAATGGAACCAGGGCCCTTTGtaagcttctgtttgccagaagctgggaatgagtgacaggatggatcacttgatcgatacctgttctgttcattccctctggggcacctggcactggccactgttggaagacaggatactggactagatggatctttggtctgacccagtagggccattcttatgttcttatgttaactaTTTTGCAAtaatggaatttctatccattaCTAGTTAGGATGCCCAGTTTCTCTTGACATTTGAGTCTGATAGAACCTGTTACCCCTTTGCCCAGCGATAGCAGATCAGTTTCCCATTTAGGAGAGAAATTGGTGACACTGGATCAGGGTATTTGTTAGTGCCATTGATTTAATGTATTTACAAAAATCCTGTTTATCTTGAACAGAAGTTCTGTAATTCCATTTGCAGAAATTTGAACTAAAATATCAGCgtcaaaaaaaaacccccactctCTTCTCTAGACTTGTTTCACCTGGTGCAAGGGATGAACCTGGCACAAGGCCTGAGAAGGGAGGCAATGCCTGTCCCCAATCCTGGCCCCGGTGCAGGTTAGAGTAGCATATAGGGCTCCACTAAATTGTGGACTGATTGTGATGAACCCGTTGACCCATTCCACAGCAGCAATGAATTCCCATCTCTTTGTTCCTTGGTTGCTGTCTCCTTGCTTTCAGGACACTATCACTTTCATCATCATCTGTTCCTTTCATCAGGGAAGTCCCTTCTCCCAAAGTCACTAGCCTTTGGCTGTGTAAGGGCAGGTCCCGGCACTGACCCTCCTTTAGAGCAGCTGTTCTGCAATATAAAGGAATTCAGACAGGTTTCACTAGACCCTGAGTGTCCATTAGAGCTGGCTCCTCTAGTAGTCAGACCTTGTCCAGATAAAACAGAGTGCTTAAACCCAGTAAGTCCCCTTTAACAATTttctgaggacttgtctacacaagaaagttgcactggtttagctTAAGGTGTAAAGTTAAACTGATTCAGTTTAGCAAGCCCCAATATGGACACACTGATTTTGATTTAAGAGTGTCctgttttggtttagcttaaacctgTTCTTAATCGacttaaactaaaccaaaataagcctaGTAAACTGAAATAAGTGTCCTCGCTGCCTTTGGCATTGGTTTAAAATCATACCTTCAGTTAAACCATTACAATTCTGTGTGTAGTCCTGAGCTCTGTCACTGCAGCTAGCTTTCTTGAGGGACCTTGGTTCATACCCTCTAGGTTTAACCATTTTTATATTGAGTTTCTCATTAAGTGCTGATATCAGTTAATTCATATCCTGTATTCTGTTAACAtctttttccacaaaaatatCTCAGCAGTGACTTTTAACCATACCAAGTGCTGataacttttgttttatttagttgTAAAGCTGCCTGAGACATTCTGTAGAAAGATATTATAAATGCAAATTACATCTGTCGTTTCTATAAGAGCACTTTCCATGATTTTACACTATTGTGAGTATTTGAATTGTCTCTGCATTTACTCCTAGGTTTTACAAGCTAATAGTTACAAACATCTGTATTTGTCCTCTTGTATGAATAAACTAATTTTTATGGGAAGTATTTTCTTCTGCATTCTTTTGTAAATAATTCTCAGCATTGAAGTAGGAatacaggattttaaaatgtcaatgtttCAGATCTTATTTTTTCTAGGTTTACAGCAAGTTTCAGAACCAGGATTGCAAAGTAATGGTGTGAAGTAATACAGTCATATACAATGAAACATATGTTTTAGTCCTATTAGTATTAGACATCTTGCTATAAAAATTTCAGTGCTTATCTTACTAAAAGTGCCATAGATGTGTCAGTGTTTTACAATGCACATAGTTTTGATAGATTCCCATCCAAAGCATATTACAATTTGAATCAAATGAATACTATGCAGGCTACTGGTTTGGAACAGTCCGCCATAGTCTAAGTGCACAACTGTGTTTTCAGAAGAGATTTCCACACAGATATAAGAGAGCTGTCGCAAATGAAGGCGAAGGCTCTTCAAAGCTTAGGGGGAAGCAACGTAAAAAAGGTGGAGAGAAGTGAGATCACAGAAAGGGACACAAAGCGAATATTGGGTAGAATATGGTGTCTGAGAACAAGTGTAGGAGGAAACCTGTTGTATCTTTATATGTTCTATTTTTAATAAGACATTTTAGATTTGCCTTTTGTGACATTTTCAAGTCTGACTCCCAGATATTTCCATACTAGTGAACCATGAGTGAACACACAAAATATATCAGATTAAGAAGATGTGAGTCAGAGCCTAAACTTGCAAAGCACTGTGTGTggaattttcaaaacagctcagcacTGGTCaaactctgctcctgttgaaatcaaagggagttttatCTTTGACTCCAATTGGAACAGAGTTGGATCAAtgctgagctctcttgaaaatccCCCTTGAGTGCCTTCTGTGAAATTCTGAACATCCTCAATTCTAACTGATTCCATTCTCAGTGGAGGACACTCAGGAGATACTTAGCCCTTCACAGGATAAGCCTTCACATTTTAAGGTGTTTGTGAGCAGCTGAACCTAAAAGATGGTGGAATCACAATATGCTACGAATAGAAATGCATTGTTGGTAAAATAGTTACAGATCTCAGCATAAAACTCTCACTGGCAAGGCCAAGGCCATATTAGTGTCAGAAGCGAAGGTCCACGTGAGCAATGAGGGGAGACTATACCCTTAAATCTTATATAATTAAATAGCACTAAATAGAGTTGCATGGGCCTGCTCCCTGGGTGTGTTCTACTTGACTAAACCAGCTTGCGGGGCTGTAGCTAGCAGTGTGAAATGTGTGCATATATTGGCCCCCCTACACTGTCATCACGCTTGCAGTATCTCTGTAATCCCCCACAATGTATTCTCCTACATTCTATTACATACACAACAGGTGCAGCTGATGGATGAGGCTATCGGAATCAGgacctgcagcagagccagcctCAGGACAACCTAATAAATGCAACTGGCCTGTAGTAGACTGCCTGATTGACTACACAGACTGATTGgtgggaagagtcagcagaccagctcttaagcccagcagctgcagtttggTGGGTGCTCAAAGCATTCACCCACAGCTGTGATAGCTGCTGCACCTGcctcatcccagccctgctcctgcctttttCCATCCTTGGAGCCAGCCCTTCTGTTTCCTTGGTCTCAGCCCATCTGCTGCCTTGGACCCAGCCTTGCCTTACTCCACATAAcctggctctgaccctcagctctgattcctgacttaCGACTTTGACTCTGATCCTCAGTGCTGgcatctggcctctgactctgCTTTTGACCTTCGTCTCTGGCTTCTGACGGCTGACTCCGGCTCTCACCACTAGGTACGACTGTCCACGTCTGTCAGTGACAATTTGAGCAGCCCCAAAACAGGGAATGGGAGCTGATATGGTGACTATGGACCCTACAAAGGCCATTATCTCTCTGACAGAGTATGGGAGCCCTATGGACCTTGCAGACCCAGGTTGCCGTCCTGCAGATGCAGAATGCTGTCCTGCCACTCCCTTCAGATCCAACCCAAGCTCCTGCACCTGGCAAGTTTGATGGTGATCGTGGCAAATTTTGTGGATTCCTAAATCTGTATCTGCTCCTATTTCTGCTACGTTGTACCTACTGACCAAGGCTGTGTGGGGCTGATTATCAGCCTGCTTAGTGGGGAGTCCCTGGCTTGGGCTTCTGCACTCCTGGAAGAATCAAGCCCACTTCTGGGACAGTTTGAGGACTTTGTTCAGGCTATGGAGGTGATCGTTGATGGCCATACGCTTGTGACGTGGGTCAAAGTCACACTTCAGGTGATGCCAACCAGTTGCTAGCTACTCCACGGAGTTCCGATGCTTTGTGGTAATGCCGAGTGGAACAGTGCCACCCAGCATTATCATTTCCAGCTCAGCCTAAATGACGACATTAAGGTGAACTGGCTCCGTTAGAATCCCTGTCCGACGCAGATGGGTAATATTCAGCTGAACTGCACTCAGGGATGAACGCAGAGTGCAGCGATTTCTGGGGTTCACTAATTTCTACAAGTGATTTATTAAAGGATTCTCTATGGCACTCCTTGAAAAGAGAGCCTGGTTTGTCTGGTACATGGAGGCTCAGTTGACCTTTGATCGACATTCACCTAGCATCCATCCTGATTGACCCAGATACCACTAATCCATTTACAGTTAAGGCTGATGTCTATAATTTTGCTATATGTGCAGTACAGTCTTAACATGAGGACTCCTTCTAGAAGGGGCTTGATTCCCAGTCCAAGTCCTGATTACTGCAAGAACCTGGATTACCCATGGACTGCTAGATGCCTTAACCAGCACCAGATCTGCTGATCTCTCTTCTTTGCTCACTTTGACTTTACAGTTACCTATCGCCCAGAGATAAGGAATGGGATGGTGGGTGATCTATCCTGCAAAGATGAATATATTGAACCTGGCAAAGAGCCCTCTGCCACCATGCTCAAGGTGTCCCACTTTGTCAACAGGACAGTTGGCAGCAGTCTGAAATCCTccatctgctccctgctccctgacaaCCTGTTTGCAACCCAGATCTACCAGACCTTGAATGATGTGGGTATCCGACCTGACTCCAAGTTCCAATTTCAGAAAGGCCTTCTTTGTTGCAAGGATTGTATTTATGTTTTGGGGGGGATAATCTAGGCTTCAGGTATTGAAACTGTGCCACTATTTACCACTTGCAGGCTCTTTTGTCCAATTCAAGACCTGGAATCTGGTCTAGAGGAATTTCTGTTGGCCAGGCCTACCAATTTACATTAAGGATTATATAAGGTTCTGTGACCTCTGTGCCCGTACCAAGGACACACAATCAAAATCCCTAGGTCTCCTCCATCCTCTGTTCACACTTCCACTGCCTTGGTTTATTATATCAATAGACTTCACTTCAGAACTGCCACACACTCAGGGACACTCGGTAATCCTGATTGCCATCAACTTCATAGCAAAGATGGTGCACTTCATCCCATATTGTATTGTATTCCCACTGCATGGGAGACAGCTTGGCTCTTCCTGGAAAATGTCAACCGCTACCAAGGGTTATGAACAAGCATTGTATCACACTGGGGACCTCAGTTCATCTCCTGAGTCTGGAAAATATTTCTCGGACTCATTGGCATCAAATCTCTTCTCTCATCAACTTATCTCCTGCACACTAATGGGCAAACAGAGAGACTCAATCAAATCTTGGAGAAGTCTCTTCACTGTGTTCTGAGTTACCGCCAGGATGACTGGGTTCCCTTGTGCTATGCCAAATTGGCGTATAACAATGCAAACCATGCCCTGACCTAACATAGCCCATTCTTTGCAAACTAtgactttcacctctgcttcactCAGACTTACCCTTAAACTCCTCAGTGCTGGCCACTGTGGATTTTGCCTCCCACCTACACTGGGAGAATAAGGAACACTTGCAGTCTCCCAAAGAAGCCCTTAAGCAACACGTGGACCAAGAATgttggtgtcatggtataattccccactctgaaccttagtgtccaaaagatggggtaccagcatgaattcctctaagcttgactaccagcttagaacctgtagcactgccaccaaccaggaattccagtgcctggtacactctggtccccccaagaccttgcctgGGGAAACAAAGACAGACCCTCTGGGATTTACAACAAGGaagtaaccctttcccccactgtggcctctcccaggctttcctgccaggttaccctggaagatcactgtattCAACTCCTGAATTTAACAGAGAGGAAAGgcaccttcccctcttcttctccctaagactcctgagagagacagtaatcctaatacagagagaaattagcctctcttccccccct
This window contains:
- the PGCKA1 gene encoding PDCD10 and GCKIII kinases-associated protein 1; amino-acid sequence: MGCRCCKMIQSYFFDPDDVQSSRYPNEVNSYKPDKQDSNKFKGDQNSETPVHKNELQNDELKRTENKNKLNSTKEAFWNHRGTALDKEGLGNCVEKFDNAHSSGNSCHGMHPLPNHNTNRTKETITHGNSSQSASSSLANRTRDLCTNGLSLPNESGKECDPGTGDHKKPESEEPECSIDENSPSAGENSSLTESAILETQNDAIQLPDLDYLSRGSQTRNYHAPEKDSFSDNYTHSDQNAEYIVINKGEGPSLSLPLHMKENYDSVEEALKTESVNVCVKEDMPDSIASEGLITEAREEKHINHKEINGKIEEEEEDAEVAEALAALEAATAGEDYEEDEEY